The following are encoded together in the Lathyrus oleraceus cultivar Zhongwan6 chromosome 3, CAAS_Psat_ZW6_1.0, whole genome shotgun sequence genome:
- the LOC127128490 gene encoding uncharacterized protein LOC127128490, with product MTGFSTSQMLSLVMNKLYKQFVEKDIKEFEAFHVAIIDTFNILNVAVPGKHYDAPSYNDVKEIFKRWKESNEEARKEMFKDFMNKNVNLNRVDESMIITAIVAPPAAMVAKRTGQTTLPQLKFMNAIPDVVFVPSATVLALIAVKILRLMFKGNDSTSKAAVDTIFPPADENISDHSQQDIQKNASDSNATEEMIKDATDSHQLTPKGNYCALCKKVHD from the exons ATGACAGGATTTTCAACATCTCAGATGTTGAGTTTGGTAATGAATAAACTCTATAAGCAATTTGTTGAAAAAGATATCAAGGAGTTTGAAGCATTCCATGTTGCTATTATTGATACGTTCAA CATACTAAACGTGGCTGTACCGGGGAAGCATTATGATGCCCCGTCATATAACGATGTAAAG GAAATTTTCAAACGTTGGAAAGAATCTAATGAAGAAGCTAGAAAGGAGATGTTCAAAGACTTCATGAATAAGAATGTGAATCTCAACAGAGTAGATGAATCTATGATAATCACTGCAATAGTTGCACCACCAGCAGCCATGGTGGCTAAAAGAACCGGACAAACAACACTGCCGCAGCTGAAATTTATGAATGCCATTCCTGATGTTGTCTTTGTTCCTTCAGCTACTGTCTTGGCTCTCATTGCTGtcaaaatcctaaggctaatGTTCAAAGGAAACGATTCAACATCAAAGGCCGCTGTTGATACCATTTTTCCACCTGCAGATGAAAATATATCAGATCATTCACAGCAAGATATACAAAAAAATGCATCAGATTCCAATGCAACAGAAGAGATGATAAAAGATGCAACAGATTCACATCAACTCACACCCAAGGGTAATTACTGTGCCTTGTGTAAAAAGGTTCATGACTAA